The segment CTCACCACGGCTGCGCGACGGGCGGCTCCCCGCGGGCGCGCGCATCGCCGGGCCCTCGATCCGGATCGTCCGCCACCACCCGGCCGTGATCCTGCGGCTCCAGAAGGCCGGACACCAGGTGCACGTCTGGACGGTGGACGAGGCCGAGGACGTCGAACTCTGCGAGCGCCTCGGCGTGGACGCGATCATCACCAACCGTCCCAAGCAGGTGCTCTCCCAGCTCTCCGACCTGCGCCGCGACTGAGCACTTCCGCCCCTCTCGACCTCTCACCTCAGCCCCCTCAGCCTCCCCTTTCCCTTACGTCACAAGGGTTCACAGGGCTTTCAGGGTGTGCACCGGCGCGTTCGATGCGTACGCGATCGTCACGAGTGCCTCATCGAACGCGGATTGGCCGGTTTCCGGTCCAGTCCATTGGGGCATCCACACGGTGGCGTGGGGCAAAGGAGGTCTCGGGGGTGGCGTTGGTGGTGGCACAGGAGGTGCCCACGTCGTCGAGCATGGCCGTACCCCATGGCCCTGCGGGCGTGGGTGAGGCGAGACACCGGATGCGGGACGAGTTGTACCGCAGCGGGATGTCCGAATCGGTCGTCGACGACGCGGTACTGATCCTTTCCGAGCTGCTCAGCAATGCCTGTCGCTACGGCAGGCCGCTGGGTCACGCGGATCGGGGCGACGGGGACGTACGGGCGGCCTGGCGGGTGGACCCGGCGGGCGGCCTCAGGGTCGAGGTGACGGACGGCGGTGGTCCGACCCGGCCCGTTCCGGCGACGCCGTCGGTGACCGCACGGGGCGGCCGCGGGCTGAACATCATCAGCGCGCTGGCCCAGG is part of the Streptomyces sp. NBC_00250 genome and harbors:
- a CDS encoding ATP-binding protein, yielding MRTRSSRVPHRTRIGRFPVQSIGASTRWRGAKEVSGVALVVAQEVPTSSSMAVPHGPAGVGEARHRMRDELYRSGMSESVVDDAVLILSELLSNACRYGRPLGHADRGDGDVRAAWRVDPAGGLRVEVTDGGGPTRPVPATPSVTARGGRGLNIISALAQDWGVRDSATGEVTVWVVVTEGHRREDFASRVGGGSRFDILDAYDDLD